One part of the Symphalangus syndactylus isolate Jambi chromosome 1, NHGRI_mSymSyn1-v2.1_pri, whole genome shotgun sequence genome encodes these proteins:
- the CCDC51 gene encoding mitochondrial potassium channel isoform X2: MAEVDWSCITWSYSFGNPYLRMMGRSPGFAMQHIVGVPHVLVRRGLLGRDLFMTRTLCSPGPSQPGEKRPEEVALGLHHRLPALGRALGHSIQQRATSTAKTWWDRYEEFVGLSEVREAQGKVTEAEKVFMVARGLVREAREDLEVHQAKLKEVRDRLDRVSREDSQYLELATLEHRMLQEEKRLRTAYLRAEDSEREKFSLFSAAVRESHEKERTRAERTKNWSLIGSVLGALIGVAGSTYVNRVRLQELKALLLEAQKGPLSLQEAIREQASSYSRQQRDLHNLMVDLRGLVHAAGPGQGSGSQAGTPPIRDRDVDVLSAALKEQLSHSRQVHSCLEGLREQLDGLEKTCSQMAGVVQLVKAAAHPGLVEPADGAMPSSLLEQGSMILALSDTEQRLEAQVNRNTIYSTLVTCVTFVATLPVLYMLFRAS, from the exons ATGGCAGAAGTGGACTGGAGTTGTATCACGTGGTCCTATAGCTTTGGAAACCCCT ATCTCAGGATGATGGGGCGCAGCCCTGGGTTTGCCATGCAGCACATCGTGGGTGTGCCCCATGTACTGGTTCGGAGGGGCCTCCTTGGAAGGGACCTCTTTATGACCAGGACTCTCTGCAGCCCAGGCCCAAGCCAGCCTGGAGAGAAAAGACCTGAGGAGGTGGCCCTCGGGCTGCATCACCGCCTCCCAGCACTGGGAAGAGCCCTGGGGCACAGCATTCAGCAACGAGCGACCTCCACAGCCAAGACTTGGTGGGACAGATATGAAGAGTTTGTTGGACTCAGTGAGGTTCGAGAGGCCCAGGGAAAGGTGACAGAG GCTGAGAAAGTGTTCATGGTGGCTCGAGGGCTTGTCCGAGAGGCTCGGGAGGACTTGGAAGTTCACCAGGCCAagctgaaggaggtgagggaccGCTTGGACCGTGTCTCCAGGGAGGACAGTCAGTACTTGGAACTGGCTACTCTCGAGCACAGGATGCTGCAG GAGGAGAAGAGGCTTCGCACAGCCTATCTGCGTGCAGAAGACTCTGAGCGCGAGAAGTTCTCCCTCTTCTCTGCGGCTGTGCGGGAAAGTCATGAGAAGGAGCGCACAAGGGCTGAGAGGACCAAGAACTGGTCCCTCATTGGCTCTGTCCTGGGGGCCCTGATTGGTGTGGCTGGCTCCACCTATGTGAACCGTGTCCGGCTACAGGAGCTGAAGGCTTTACTCCTGGAGGCACAGAAGGGGCCTCTGAGTCTCCAGGAGGCCATTCGAGAACAGGCGTCTAGCTACTCCCGCCAGCAGAGGGACCTCCACAATCTCATGGTGGATTTGAGGGGCCTGGTACATGCTgctgggccagggcagggctcTGGGTCACAGGCAGGTACTCCCCCAATCAGAGACAGAGATGTAGATGTCCTTTCAGCTGCCTTGAAAGAGCAGCTCAGTCATTCCAGGCAAGTCCATTCATGTCTAGAAGGCTTACGTGAGCAGCTTGATGGCCTAGAAAAGACTTGTAGCCAAATGGCTGGGGTGGTTCAGCTTGTAAAGGCTGCAGCACACCCAGGCCTGGTGGAACCAGCAGACGGGGCTATGCCCAGCTCCTTGCTGGAGCAGGGGAGCATGATCTTGGCACTGTCAGACACGGAGCAGAGACTAGAAGCCCAAGTCAACAGGAACACCATCTATAGCACCCTGGTCACCTGTGTGACATTTGTGGCCACACTGCCTGTGCTCTACATGCTATTCAGAGCCAGCTAa
- the CCDC51 gene encoding mitochondrial potassium channel isoform X5, translated as MLQCPEIRPMSTFFAGPGPSQPGEKRPEEVALGLHHRLPALGRALGHSIQQRATSTAKTWWDRYEEFVGLSEVREAQGKVTEAEKVFMVARGLVREAREDLEVHQAKLKEVRDRLDRVSREDSQYLELATLEHRMLQEEKRLRTAYLRAEDSEREKFSLFSAAVRESHEKERTRAERTKNWSLIGSVLGALIGVAGSTYVNRVRLQELKALLLEAQKGPLSLQEAIREQASSYSRQQRDLHNLMVDLRGLVHAAGPGQGSGSQAGTPPIRDRDVDVLSAALKEQLSHSRQVHSCLEGLREQLDGLEKTCSQMAGVVQLVKAAAHPGLVEPADGAMPSSLLEQGSMILALSDTEQRLEAQVNRNTIYSTLVTCVTFVATLPVLYMLFRAS; from the exons ATGCTACAGTGTCCAGAGATTAGGCCGATGAGTACATTTTTTGCTGG CCCAGGCCCAAGCCAGCCTGGAGAGAAAAGACCTGAGGAGGTGGCCCTCGGGCTGCATCACCGCCTCCCAGCACTGGGAAGAGCCCTGGGGCACAGCATTCAGCAACGAGCGACCTCCACAGCCAAGACTTGGTGGGACAGATATGAAGAGTTTGTTGGACTCAGTGAGGTTCGAGAGGCCCAGGGAAAGGTGACAGAG GCTGAGAAAGTGTTCATGGTGGCTCGAGGGCTTGTCCGAGAGGCTCGGGAGGACTTGGAAGTTCACCAGGCCAagctgaaggaggtgagggaccGCTTGGACCGTGTCTCCAGGGAGGACAGTCAGTACTTGGAACTGGCTACTCTCGAGCACAGGATGCTGCAG GAGGAGAAGAGGCTTCGCACAGCCTATCTGCGTGCAGAAGACTCTGAGCGCGAGAAGTTCTCCCTCTTCTCTGCGGCTGTGCGGGAAAGTCATGAGAAGGAGCGCACAAGGGCTGAGAGGACCAAGAACTGGTCCCTCATTGGCTCTGTCCTGGGGGCCCTGATTGGTGTGGCTGGCTCCACCTATGTGAACCGTGTCCGGCTACAGGAGCTGAAGGCTTTACTCCTGGAGGCACAGAAGGGGCCTCTGAGTCTCCAGGAGGCCATTCGAGAACAGGCGTCTAGCTACTCCCGCCAGCAGAGGGACCTCCACAATCTCATGGTGGATTTGAGGGGCCTGGTACATGCTgctgggccagggcagggctcTGGGTCACAGGCAGGTACTCCCCCAATCAGAGACAGAGATGTAGATGTCCTTTCAGCTGCCTTGAAAGAGCAGCTCAGTCATTCCAGGCAAGTCCATTCATGTCTAGAAGGCTTACGTGAGCAGCTTGATGGCCTAGAAAAGACTTGTAGCCAAATGGCTGGGGTGGTTCAGCTTGTAAAGGCTGCAGCACACCCAGGCCTGGTGGAACCAGCAGACGGGGCTATGCCCAGCTCCTTGCTGGAGCAGGGGAGCATGATCTTGGCACTGTCAGACACGGAGCAGAGACTAGAAGCCCAAGTCAACAGGAACACCATCTATAGCACCCTGGTCACCTGTGTGACATTTGTGGCCACACTGCCTGTGCTCTACATGCTATTCAGAGCCAGCTAa
- the CCDC51 gene encoding mitochondrial potassium channel isoform X1: MVARGLVREAREDLEVHQAKLKEVRDRLDRVSREDSQYLELATLEHRMLQEEKRLRTAYLRAEDSEREKFSLFSAAVRESHEKERTRAERTKNWSLIGSVLGALIGVAGSTYVNRVRLQELKALLLEAQKGPLSLQEAIREQASSYSRQQRDLHNLMVDLRGLVHAAGPGQGSGSQAGTPPIRDRDVDVLSAALKEQLSHSRQVHSCLEGLREQLDGLEKTCSQMAGVVQLVKAAAHPGLVEPADGAMPSSLLEQGSMILALSDTEQRLEAQVNRNTIYSTLVTCVTFVATLPVLYMLFRAS; this comes from the exons ATGGTGGCTCGAGGGCTTGTCCGAGAGGCTCGGGAGGACTTGGAAGTTCACCAGGCCAagctgaaggaggtgagggaccGCTTGGACCGTGTCTCCAGGGAGGACAGTCAGTACTTGGAACTGGCTACTCTCGAGCACAGGATGCTGCAG GAGGAGAAGAGGCTTCGCACAGCCTATCTGCGTGCAGAAGACTCTGAGCGCGAGAAGTTCTCCCTCTTCTCTGCGGCTGTGCGGGAAAGTCATGAGAAGGAGCGCACAAGGGCTGAGAGGACCAAGAACTGGTCCCTCATTGGCTCTGTCCTGGGGGCCCTGATTGGTGTGGCTGGCTCCACCTATGTGAACCGTGTCCGGCTACAGGAGCTGAAGGCTTTACTCCTGGAGGCACAGAAGGGGCCTCTGAGTCTCCAGGAGGCCATTCGAGAACAGGCGTCTAGCTACTCCCGCCAGCAGAGGGACCTCCACAATCTCATGGTGGATTTGAGGGGCCTGGTACATGCTgctgggccagggcagggctcTGGGTCACAGGCAGGTACTCCCCCAATCAGAGACAGAGATGTAGATGTCCTTTCAGCTGCCTTGAAAGAGCAGCTCAGTCATTCCAGGCAAGTCCATTCATGTCTAGAAGGCTTACGTGAGCAGCTTGATGGCCTAGAAAAGACTTGTAGCCAAATGGCTGGGGTGGTTCAGCTTGTAAAGGCTGCAGCACACCCAGGCCTGGTGGAACCAGCAGACGGGGCTATGCCCAGCTCCTTGCTGGAGCAGGGGAGCATGATCTTGGCACTGTCAGACACGGAGCAGAGACTAGAAGCCCAAGTCAACAGGAACACCATCTATAGCACCCTGGTCACCTGTGTGACATTTGTGGCCACACTGCCTGTGCTCTACATGCTATTCAGAGCCAGCTAa
- the CCDC51 gene encoding mitochondrial potassium channel isoform X6, whose product MFPMCTFELFLRNGSPDCLGGRRPRFHLPAFTAAANPRLARDHPLQRTSENETSQFRREEKDMPTPSSQQAEKVFMVARGLVREAREDLEVHQAKLKEVRDRLDRVSREDSQYLELATLEHRMLQEEKRLRTAYLRAEDSEREKFSLFSAAVRESHEKERTRAERTKNWSLIGSVLGALIGVAGSTYVNRVRLQELKALLLEAQKGPLSLQEAIREQASSYSRQQRDLHNLMVDLRGLVHAAGPGQGSGSQAGTPPIRDRDVDVLSAALKEQLSHSRQVHSCLEGLREQLDGLEKTCSQMAGVVQLVKAAAHPGLVEPADGAMPSSLLEQGSMILALSDTEQRLEAQVNRNTIYSTLVTCVTFVATLPVLYMLFRAS is encoded by the exons ATGTTTCCCATGTGTACATTTGAG CTCTTCCTAAGGAATGGAAGCCCAGActgcctgggaggcaggagaCCTCGTTTCCACCTCCCGGCCTTTACTGCTGCTGCAAATCCGAGACTGGCTAGAGACCATCCGCTGCAGCGGACGTCGGAAAACGAGACCTCGCAGTTCAGGAGGGAGGAAAAAGACATGCCCACGCCCTCATCCCAACAG GCTGAGAAAGTGTTCATGGTGGCTCGAGGGCTTGTCCGAGAGGCTCGGGAGGACTTGGAAGTTCACCAGGCCAagctgaaggaggtgagggaccGCTTGGACCGTGTCTCCAGGGAGGACAGTCAGTACTTGGAACTGGCTACTCTCGAGCACAGGATGCTGCAG GAGGAGAAGAGGCTTCGCACAGCCTATCTGCGTGCAGAAGACTCTGAGCGCGAGAAGTTCTCCCTCTTCTCTGCGGCTGTGCGGGAAAGTCATGAGAAGGAGCGCACAAGGGCTGAGAGGACCAAGAACTGGTCCCTCATTGGCTCTGTCCTGGGGGCCCTGATTGGTGTGGCTGGCTCCACCTATGTGAACCGTGTCCGGCTACAGGAGCTGAAGGCTTTACTCCTGGAGGCACAGAAGGGGCCTCTGAGTCTCCAGGAGGCCATTCGAGAACAGGCGTCTAGCTACTCCCGCCAGCAGAGGGACCTCCACAATCTCATGGTGGATTTGAGGGGCCTGGTACATGCTgctgggccagggcagggctcTGGGTCACAGGCAGGTACTCCCCCAATCAGAGACAGAGATGTAGATGTCCTTTCAGCTGCCTTGAAAGAGCAGCTCAGTCATTCCAGGCAAGTCCATTCATGTCTAGAAGGCTTACGTGAGCAGCTTGATGGCCTAGAAAAGACTTGTAGCCAAATGGCTGGGGTGGTTCAGCTTGTAAAGGCTGCAGCACACCCAGGCCTGGTGGAACCAGCAGACGGGGCTATGCCCAGCTCCTTGCTGGAGCAGGGGAGCATGATCTTGGCACTGTCAGACACGGAGCAGAGACTAGAAGCCCAAGTCAACAGGAACACCATCTATAGCACCCTGGTCACCTGTGTGACATTTGTGGCCACACTGCCTGTGCTCTACATGCTATTCAGAGCCAGCTAa
- the CCDC51 gene encoding mitochondrial potassium channel isoform X4 yields the protein MMGRSPGFAMQHIVGVPHVLVRRGLLGRDLFMTRTLCSPGPSQPGEKRPEEVALGLHHRLPALGRALGHSIQQRATSTAKTWWDRYEEFVGLSEVREAQGKVTEAEKVFMVARGLVREAREDLEVHQAKLKEVRDRLDRVSREDSQYLELATLEHRMLQEEKRLRTAYLRAEDSEREKFSLFSAAVRESHEKERTRAERTKNWSLIGSVLGALIGVAGSTYVNRVRLQELKALLLEAQKGPLSLQEAIREQASSYSRQQRDLHNLMVDLRGLVHAAGPGQGSGSQAGTPPIRDRDVDVLSAALKEQLSHSRQVHSCLEGLREQLDGLEKTCSQMAGVVQLVKAAAHPGLVEPADGAMPSSLLEQGSMILALSDTEQRLEAQVNRNTIYSTLVTCVTFVATLPVLYMLFRAS from the exons ATGATGGGGCGCAGCCCTGGGTTTGCCATGCAGCACATCGTGGGTGTGCCCCATGTACTGGTTCGGAGGGGCCTCCTTGGAAGGGACCTCTTTATGACCAGGACTCTCTGCAGCCCAGGCCCAAGCCAGCCTGGAGAGAAAAGACCTGAGGAGGTGGCCCTCGGGCTGCATCACCGCCTCCCAGCACTGGGAAGAGCCCTGGGGCACAGCATTCAGCAACGAGCGACCTCCACAGCCAAGACTTGGTGGGACAGATATGAAGAGTTTGTTGGACTCAGTGAGGTTCGAGAGGCCCAGGGAAAGGTGACAGAG GCTGAGAAAGTGTTCATGGTGGCTCGAGGGCTTGTCCGAGAGGCTCGGGAGGACTTGGAAGTTCACCAGGCCAagctgaaggaggtgagggaccGCTTGGACCGTGTCTCCAGGGAGGACAGTCAGTACTTGGAACTGGCTACTCTCGAGCACAGGATGCTGCAG GAGGAGAAGAGGCTTCGCACAGCCTATCTGCGTGCAGAAGACTCTGAGCGCGAGAAGTTCTCCCTCTTCTCTGCGGCTGTGCGGGAAAGTCATGAGAAGGAGCGCACAAGGGCTGAGAGGACCAAGAACTGGTCCCTCATTGGCTCTGTCCTGGGGGCCCTGATTGGTGTGGCTGGCTCCACCTATGTGAACCGTGTCCGGCTACAGGAGCTGAAGGCTTTACTCCTGGAGGCACAGAAGGGGCCTCTGAGTCTCCAGGAGGCCATTCGAGAACAGGCGTCTAGCTACTCCCGCCAGCAGAGGGACCTCCACAATCTCATGGTGGATTTGAGGGGCCTGGTACATGCTgctgggccagggcagggctcTGGGTCACAGGCAGGTACTCCCCCAATCAGAGACAGAGATGTAGATGTCCTTTCAGCTGCCTTGAAAGAGCAGCTCAGTCATTCCAGGCAAGTCCATTCATGTCTAGAAGGCTTACGTGAGCAGCTTGATGGCCTAGAAAAGACTTGTAGCCAAATGGCTGGGGTGGTTCAGCTTGTAAAGGCTGCAGCACACCCAGGCCTGGTGGAACCAGCAGACGGGGCTATGCCCAGCTCCTTGCTGGAGCAGGGGAGCATGATCTTGGCACTGTCAGACACGGAGCAGAGACTAGAAGCCCAAGTCAACAGGAACACCATCTATAGCACCCTGGTCACCTGTGTGACATTTGTGGCCACACTGCCTGTGCTCTACATGCTATTCAGAGCCAGCTAa
- the CCDC51 gene encoding mitochondrial potassium channel isoform X3 produces MEAQTAWEAGDLVSTSRPLLLLQIRDWLETIRCSGRRKTRPRSSGGRKKTCPRPHPNSPGPSQPGEKRPEEVALGLHHRLPALGRALGHSIQQRATSTAKTWWDRYEEFVGLSEVREAQGKVTEAEKVFMVARGLVREAREDLEVHQAKLKEVRDRLDRVSREDSQYLELATLEHRMLQEEKRLRTAYLRAEDSEREKFSLFSAAVRESHEKERTRAERTKNWSLIGSVLGALIGVAGSTYVNRVRLQELKALLLEAQKGPLSLQEAIREQASSYSRQQRDLHNLMVDLRGLVHAAGPGQGSGSQAGTPPIRDRDVDVLSAALKEQLSHSRQVHSCLEGLREQLDGLEKTCSQMAGVVQLVKAAAHPGLVEPADGAMPSSLLEQGSMILALSDTEQRLEAQVNRNTIYSTLVTCVTFVATLPVLYMLFRAS; encoded by the exons ATGGAAGCCCAGActgcctgggaggcaggagaCCTCGTTTCCACCTCCCGGCCTTTACTGCTGCTGCAAATCCGAGACTGGCTAGAGACCATCCGCTGCAGCGGACGTCGGAAAACGAGACCTCGCAGTTCAGGAGGGAGGAAAAAGACATGCCCACGCCCTCATCCCAACAG CCCAGGCCCAAGCCAGCCTGGAGAGAAAAGACCTGAGGAGGTGGCCCTCGGGCTGCATCACCGCCTCCCAGCACTGGGAAGAGCCCTGGGGCACAGCATTCAGCAACGAGCGACCTCCACAGCCAAGACTTGGTGGGACAGATATGAAGAGTTTGTTGGACTCAGTGAGGTTCGAGAGGCCCAGGGAAAGGTGACAGAG GCTGAGAAAGTGTTCATGGTGGCTCGAGGGCTTGTCCGAGAGGCTCGGGAGGACTTGGAAGTTCACCAGGCCAagctgaaggaggtgagggaccGCTTGGACCGTGTCTCCAGGGAGGACAGTCAGTACTTGGAACTGGCTACTCTCGAGCACAGGATGCTGCAG GAGGAGAAGAGGCTTCGCACAGCCTATCTGCGTGCAGAAGACTCTGAGCGCGAGAAGTTCTCCCTCTTCTCTGCGGCTGTGCGGGAAAGTCATGAGAAGGAGCGCACAAGGGCTGAGAGGACCAAGAACTGGTCCCTCATTGGCTCTGTCCTGGGGGCCCTGATTGGTGTGGCTGGCTCCACCTATGTGAACCGTGTCCGGCTACAGGAGCTGAAGGCTTTACTCCTGGAGGCACAGAAGGGGCCTCTGAGTCTCCAGGAGGCCATTCGAGAACAGGCGTCTAGCTACTCCCGCCAGCAGAGGGACCTCCACAATCTCATGGTGGATTTGAGGGGCCTGGTACATGCTgctgggccagggcagggctcTGGGTCACAGGCAGGTACTCCCCCAATCAGAGACAGAGATGTAGATGTCCTTTCAGCTGCCTTGAAAGAGCAGCTCAGTCATTCCAGGCAAGTCCATTCATGTCTAGAAGGCTTACGTGAGCAGCTTGATGGCCTAGAAAAGACTTGTAGCCAAATGGCTGGGGTGGTTCAGCTTGTAAAGGCTGCAGCACACCCAGGCCTGGTGGAACCAGCAGACGGGGCTATGCCCAGCTCCTTGCTGGAGCAGGGGAGCATGATCTTGGCACTGTCAGACACGGAGCAGAGACTAGAAGCCCAAGTCAACAGGAACACCATCTATAGCACCCTGGTCACCTGTGTGACATTTGTGGCCACACTGCCTGTGCTCTACATGCTATTCAGAGCCAGCTAa